One genomic region from Lycorma delicatula isolate Av1 chromosome 1, ASM4794821v1, whole genome shotgun sequence encodes:
- the LOC142318345 gene encoding uncharacterized protein LOC142318345 isoform X1: MFFCRMHRFLLQSLFALLFITGAVWASSNTSESKKEDVDRNSLAQSPLQASSSSNDVSNNGNLIALLSNGGIAAVGLLSFAAVVMVILQLFGFRWCSILGSCGDLHQNGYYGDGYNSGGYSQSSYYTPSTYQKRSLEYIGPILKALSSAYDKYGKVNSATESIDKKS, translated from the exons atgtttttttgcag aatgcaTCGTTTCCTTTTGCAATCTCTTTTTGcgttattatttataactggagCCGTCTGGGCTAGTTCAAACACATCAGAATCTAAAAAAGAAGATGTTGATAGAAATAGCTTAGCACAGTCTCCACTGCAAGCAAGTTCCTcttcaa atgACGTCTCTAACAATGGAAACTTGATAGCATTGCTGTCAAATGGAGGGATTGCAGCTGTCGGTCTTCTTTCATTTGCAGCAGTTGTTATGgtgattttacaattatttggATTCCGTTGGTGTTCAATACTTGGTAGCTGTGGTGATTTGCACCAAAATGGCTATTATGGTGACGGATATAACTCCGGTGGATACAGCCAATCATCGTACTATACACCGTCCACTTATCAAAAAAG GTCTTTGGAGTACATCGGACCAATTCTGAAAGCTCTTAGTTCTGCTTACGATAAATACGGTAAAGTAAATTCCGCGACAGAATCAATTGATAAGAAATCATaa
- the LOC142318345 gene encoding uncharacterized protein LOC142318345 isoform X2, whose translation MHRFLLQSLFALLFITGAVWASSNTSESKKEDVDRNSLAQSPLQASSSSNDVSNNGNLIALLSNGGIAAVGLLSFAAVVMVILQLFGFRWCSILGSCGDLHQNGYYGDGYNSGGYSQSSYYTPSTYQKRSLEYIGPILKALSSAYDKYGKVNSATESIDKKS comes from the exons atgcaTCGTTTCCTTTTGCAATCTCTTTTTGcgttattatttataactggagCCGTCTGGGCTAGTTCAAACACATCAGAATCTAAAAAAGAAGATGTTGATAGAAATAGCTTAGCACAGTCTCCACTGCAAGCAAGTTCCTcttcaa atgACGTCTCTAACAATGGAAACTTGATAGCATTGCTGTCAAATGGAGGGATTGCAGCTGTCGGTCTTCTTTCATTTGCAGCAGTTGTTATGgtgattttacaattatttggATTCCGTTGGTGTTCAATACTTGGTAGCTGTGGTGATTTGCACCAAAATGGCTATTATGGTGACGGATATAACTCCGGTGGATACAGCCAATCATCGTACTATACACCGTCCACTTATCAAAAAAG GTCTTTGGAGTACATCGGACCAATTCTGAAAGCTCTTAGTTCTGCTTACGATAAATACGGTAAAGTAAATTCCGCGACAGAATCAATTGATAAGAAATCATaa